The Metabacillus litoralis genome contains a region encoding:
- a CDS encoding fructoselysine 6-kinase, which produces MRVIGVGDNVVDKYVYKRTMYPGGNALNFSVYAKQLGVDAAYLGVFGDDAAANHIIKTLKSLEIDIAHCRQHKGENGYAAVDLVDGDRVFIGGNDGGIQKDHPVVLLEDDIEYIKTFEIAHSSVYSDMDAELHKIKEAGVLLSYDFSNEYTDQKLKTVCKDVDISLLSCGQLSEEEVEALLIKAHSYGSRLSIGTMGSRGSVVYDGENFYKQKPHFVKPVDTLGAGDSFFTAFILHYLKGKKEKTIISQADLIKTSLEKGAEFAAKTCLVDGAFGHGLIY; this is translated from the coding sequence ATGAGAGTGATTGGTGTTGGTGATAATGTAGTAGATAAATATGTTTACAAGCGAACGATGTATCCTGGTGGTAATGCATTGAACTTTAGTGTTTATGCAAAGCAATTGGGAGTGGATGCAGCCTATCTTGGGGTGTTTGGTGATGATGCTGCAGCAAATCATATTATAAAAACTCTTAAAAGCTTAGAAATTGATATAGCTCATTGTCGTCAGCATAAAGGTGAAAATGGATATGCTGCAGTTGATTTAGTAGATGGTGATCGAGTGTTTATCGGCGGTAATGATGGCGGCATTCAAAAAGATCATCCTGTTGTTCTTTTGGAGGATGACATCGAATATATCAAAACATTTGAAATAGCACATAGTAGCGTATATAGCGATATGGATGCTGAATTGCATAAAATCAAGGAAGCTGGTGTTCTCTTATCCTATGATTTTTCCAATGAATATACAGATCAGAAATTAAAAACGGTTTGTAAGGATGTTGATATTAGCTTGTTGTCGTGCGGTCAACTGTCTGAGGAAGAAGTTGAAGCACTTCTAATTAAGGCCCATTCCTATGGAAGTAGATTAAGTATTGGTACGATGGGCTCGCGAGGATCAGTGGTATATGATGGGGAGAACTTTTACAAGCAGAAGCCACATTTTGTAAAGCCGGTTGATACATTAGGTGCAGGAGATTCCTTCTTTACGGCCTTTATCTTACATTATTTAAAAGGTAAAAAAGAGAAAACGATCATTTCTCAAGCTGACCTTATCAAAACAAGTCTTGAAAAAGGCGCTGAATTTGCAGCCAAAACATGTTTAGTAGATGGTGCATTTGGTCATGGACTAATTTATTAA